A region from the Pirellulales bacterium genome encodes:
- the tadA gene encoding Flp pilus assembly complex ATPase component TadA, translated as MRWLRWMMALVALWCVLAPAAAWAQNAPPFPSAYDGTVSSMPRGAGMYLSWIKIAVVWLVMLWWVSTTNWVNIDCQRHRLSYVLWNPLVVFPFFVAFIGAFYIPYFAGGLALLIFAQITPLLAYVFYRNARVEPHQKVLTSDHLRFVAAERLRPLGIKINAERKRSDQLGAPITLVAHGGATPADDNARYFNARNAPGFGPAKELVWDAISRRAESMMLDFTAQAMTIRMLIDGVWHNGDSRDRESGDAMLAVIKTLAALNPQERRARQQGKFIVQHEKLKYSCAVVSQGTQTGERVLAQFDDGSARFKKLPDLGMRDKLVEQVRELLAQPKGILIFCAPPRGGLSALVTAALGSSDRFTRSFMAVEESSKKEQTTENVPVHEYTSAKGETPLTVLPKIARLYPDVLVVRELVNGEVVDFLCDQVEENRLVIGSVRAKEANEALLRVLMLKGSKEKFAQAAIAVVNQRLIRKLCETCKEGYPPPAQVLQQLRIPAGKVEMFYRPPQQPEQVCPDCGGIGYLGRTAIFEVLVLNDAIRQVLAKTPKLDLLRQESRKQGMRGLQEEGILLVARGVTSLQELMRVLKE; from the coding sequence ATGCGTTGGCTGCGATGGATGATGGCGCTGGTCGCCCTGTGGTGCGTGCTCGCTCCGGCGGCGGCATGGGCGCAGAACGCGCCGCCGTTTCCGTCCGCGTACGACGGCACGGTGTCGTCGATGCCGCGCGGCGCGGGGATGTATCTCAGTTGGATCAAGATTGCCGTGGTCTGGCTGGTGATGTTGTGGTGGGTGTCGACGACAAACTGGGTGAACATCGACTGCCAGCGACATCGGCTGAGTTATGTGCTGTGGAACCCACTGGTGGTGTTTCCGTTTTTCGTGGCGTTCATCGGCGCGTTTTATATTCCGTACTTCGCCGGCGGATTGGCGCTGTTGATTTTTGCGCAAATCACGCCGCTCTTGGCGTATGTGTTTTATCGCAACGCGCGAGTGGAGCCGCACCAGAAGGTGCTGACGTCGGACCACCTGCGATTCGTCGCGGCGGAACGCCTACGGCCGTTGGGCATCAAGATCAACGCCGAGCGCAAGCGGTCGGACCAGCTTGGCGCGCCGATCACGCTGGTGGCGCATGGCGGCGCGACGCCCGCCGACGACAACGCCCGTTATTTCAACGCGCGCAACGCGCCAGGATTTGGGCCGGCCAAGGAGCTGGTGTGGGACGCGATCAGCCGGCGGGCCGAGTCGATGATGCTGGACTTTACGGCGCAGGCGATGACGATCCGGATGTTGATCGACGGTGTGTGGCACAATGGCGACTCGCGCGATCGAGAATCGGGAGACGCGATGCTGGCGGTGATCAAGACGCTGGCGGCGCTCAATCCTCAGGAGCGGCGGGCGCGACAGCAGGGGAAGTTCATTGTGCAGCACGAGAAGTTGAAATACTCGTGCGCGGTGGTGAGCCAAGGAACGCAGACTGGCGAGCGCGTGCTGGCGCAGTTTGACGATGGGAGCGCGCGGTTCAAGAAGCTGCCCGACCTGGGCATGCGCGACAAGCTGGTGGAACAGGTGCGCGAGTTGCTGGCGCAGCCCAAGGGCATCTTGATCTTTTGCGCGCCGCCGCGGGGTGGGCTGTCGGCGCTGGTGACCGCGGCATTGGGCTCTTCGGATCGCTTCACGCGCAGCTTCATGGCGGTGGAGGAGTCGAGCAAGAAGGAGCAGACGACCGAGAACGTGCCAGTGCATGAGTACACCAGCGCGAAGGGGGAGACGCCACTCACCGTGTTGCCGAAGATCGCGCGGTTGTATCCGGACGTGCTGGTGGTGCGCGAGTTGGTGAATGGCGAGGTGGTCGACTTTTTGTGCGACCAGGTCGAGGAGAATCGACTGGTGATCGGCTCGGTGCGCGCGAAGGAGGCGAACGAGGCGCTACTGCGCGTGTTGATGCTCAAGGGCTCGAAGGAGAAGTTCGCGCAGGCGGCGATCGCCGTGGTCAATCAGCGGCTGATTCGCAAATTGTGCGAGACCTGCAAAGAAGGGTATCCGCCCCCCGCGCAGGTGCTACAGCAGTTGCGCATTCCGGCTGGCAAAGTGGAGATGTTCTATCGGCCGCCGCAACAGCCAGAGCAGGTATGTCCCGATTGCGGCGGTATCGGTTACCTGGGACGGACGGCGATTTTTGAGGTGTTGGTGCTGAACGACGCGATTCGCCAGGTGCTGGCGAAGACGCCCAAGCTCGATCTGCTGCGGCAAGAAAGCCGCAAACAAGGGATGCGCGGACTGCAAGAGGAAGGCATCTTGCTGGTCGCCCGGGGGGTGACCTCGCTGCAGGAGTTGATGCGGGTGTTGAAGGAGTAG
- a CDS encoding PilT/PilU family type 4a pilus ATPase encodes MSLGSRHTSHLDTQDFSLDDEMARYGGQKRELEIDKLFRTAVKLKGSDLHLKVGKAPYLRVNGSLRPLNREPIDDQEMVRLCFPMMDARNRKIFEESGGADFAHVVEVDGENWRFRVNLLQQMGHVGLVARRVNNWIPDFDGLNLPPVMEELCKFDQGMVLLAGVTGSGKTTTIASMLNWINHNYRKHILTLEDPIEVVFSEDKCLINQREIGADVKNFEIGMKHAVREDPDVMLVGEMRDRETFLTAIHAAETGHLVFGTIHASSAPTTIGRILDLFPQDMHPALRSAMAFNMKGIVAQKLLPSIKPGVGRVPTVEIMTFNPTVRKLVLEGNDERLPDAIRMCVNEGMQDFTMSLKSLVEADLIDRATAFEVAPNVDSLKMALKGISVAAPGIL; translated from the coding sequence ATGAGCCTTGGCAGCCGACATACGAGTCACCTGGATACTCAGGACTTCAGTCTCGACGACGAGATGGCGCGCTATGGCGGCCAAAAGCGCGAGCTGGAGATCGACAAGCTGTTTCGCACGGCGGTGAAGCTGAAGGGGAGCGACCTGCATCTGAAGGTGGGCAAGGCGCCTTATCTGCGCGTCAATGGCAGCTTGCGGCCGTTGAATCGCGAGCCGATCGACGACCAGGAAATGGTGCGACTGTGCTTTCCGATGATGGACGCGCGGAACCGCAAGATTTTTGAAGAGTCAGGAGGCGCCGACTTCGCGCATGTGGTGGAGGTGGATGGCGAGAACTGGCGCTTCCGCGTGAATTTGTTGCAACAGATGGGGCATGTGGGGCTGGTGGCGCGGCGCGTGAACAACTGGATTCCCGACTTCGACGGGCTGAACCTGCCGCCGGTGATGGAGGAGTTGTGCAAGTTCGATCAAGGGATGGTGCTCTTGGCAGGGGTGACCGGTTCCGGCAAGACGACCACCATCGCCTCGATGTTGAATTGGATCAATCACAACTACCGCAAGCACATTCTGACCCTCGAAGATCCGATTGAAGTGGTGTTTTCGGAGGACAAGTGCCTGATCAACCAGCGCGAAATTGGCGCGGACGTGAAGAACTTTGAGATCGGGATGAAGCACGCGGTGCGCGAAGATCCCGACGTGATGCTGGTGGGCGAAATGCGCGATCGCGAGACGTTCTTGACGGCGATTCACGCGGCGGAAACGGGACACTTGGTGTTCGGGACGATTCACGCCTCCAGCGCGCCGACCACAATTGGCCGCATCCTCGACTTGTTTCCACAGGACATGCACCCGGCGCTGCGCAGCGCGATGGCCTTCAACATGAAGGGGATCGTGGCGCAAAAGCTATTGCCGAGCATCAAGCCGGGGGTGGGGCGGGTGCCTACGGTGGAGATCATGACGTTCAACCCCACCGTGCGCAAGCTAGTGCTGGAGGGGAACGACGAGCGCCTGCCGGACGCGATTCGGATGTGCGTGAACGAAGGGATGCAGGACTTTACGATGAGCCTCAAATCGCTGGTGGAGGCGGACTTGATCGATCGCGCGACGGCGTTTGAAGTGGCGCCGAACGTCGATTCGCTCAAGATGGCGCTGAAAGGCATTTCGGTCGCGGCCCCTGGAATTCTGTGA
- a CDS encoding MotA/TolQ/ExbB proton channel family protein: MNPLRRVSGTIVLLCALLGVTRAQEPAAAGAETPPADAAQAEALANAALSAPADAAAPPAAKIVPQERLNALDLFFAGGILMYPITLVSIVVLACTIERGLARRRRRVAPRRLLKELRELTHAPGGLDPRLAYRMCEAKPNSASRVVRAALLKVGHPSSEIRMAVQDTLQREANRLYRGVRPITLAITVAPLLGLLGTVQGMIMAFFVTSVSPAGVNKSQSLAEGIYTALVTTFAGLCVAIPAAVIAHWFEGRIQNLLGDVEEFVDSLLPELERFEGKVRVGKREPPTAAHAEPPRVAPETVVPRRRRAATPE; this comes from the coding sequence ATGAACCCATTACGCAGAGTGAGCGGAACAATCGTTTTGTTGTGCGCGCTATTAGGCGTTACACGCGCACAGGAGCCTGCCGCCGCAGGCGCCGAAACGCCGCCCGCCGACGCGGCACAGGCCGAAGCGCTGGCCAACGCGGCGCTGTCGGCTCCGGCCGACGCGGCGGCCCCGCCGGCGGCAAAGATCGTCCCTCAGGAGCGGCTGAACGCGCTCGATCTGTTCTTTGCGGGGGGCATTTTGATGTATCCGATCACGCTGGTGTCGATCGTGGTGCTGGCCTGCACCATCGAACGCGGGCTGGCGCGGCGGCGTCGCCGCGTGGCGCCGCGACGACTACTGAAGGAGCTGCGCGAGTTGACGCACGCGCCCGGAGGGCTCGATCCCAGGCTGGCGTATCGCATGTGCGAAGCGAAGCCGAATTCGGCCAGCCGCGTCGTGCGCGCGGCGCTGCTCAAGGTGGGGCATCCGTCGAGCGAGATACGCATGGCGGTGCAAGACACCCTGCAGCGCGAGGCGAATCGGCTTTATCGCGGCGTGCGACCCATCACACTGGCGATCACGGTGGCGCCGCTATTGGGCCTATTGGGCACGGTGCAAGGAATGATCATGGCGTTCTTCGTGACGTCGGTGAGCCCGGCCGGCGTGAATAAATCGCAGAGCCTGGCCGAGGGAATCTACACGGCGCTGGTGACGACCTTTGCGGGGCTGTGCGTGGCGATCCCGGCCGCGGTGATCGCCCACTGGTTTGAGGGGCGAATTCAGAATCTGCTGGGAGATGTCGAGGAGTTCGTTGATTCGCTGTTGCCCGAGCTAGAGCGATTTGAGGGGAAAGTGCGGGTTGGCAAGCGCGAGCCGCCAACGGCTGCGCACGCCGAGCCGCCACGCGTGGCGCCGGAAACAGTGGTTCCGCGGCGCCGGCGCGCGGCGACGCCGGAGTAG
- a CDS encoding tetratricopeptide repeat protein, giving the protein MRRSIAKAIVGSVLLCAAWTYSALAAEPLADSAAARAYAAAAALQNRQLYELAADEWGRFLEKHPQDARADLAHYYRGVCLFQTKQYEPAAGEFRAVVVGHPKSQQLEAAYYQLGLALYRHGQANHAEAYVQAAEALALLAQKFPQSKRLPAATFYRGEALYGGGDKPGAIAEYERFLKSYPQHELAPEALYALTVSQDEVGQGALAAQSARRFLETYPQHRLAAEVRLRLAQIWIADGKAVDAEALLAKAAESDSPLADLALLKQAESVESRGDWLKAAALYGSLTGRFTKSRYRGVAQLGAGRSLYRGGEAAKARKHLAPLLDDPPQAETADAAHWMAQILLQAKQPAEAVLLIDRVLPGAGHSLATGQLAIDRGDALAAVAERRQEAVAQYLQMARDYPEHPLAPRALYLAAFTAHQMGDFARAVELAADVTGRFPQDSYAADAGFVAAESLLQLGRNAEARARLAALVRDNPKNASAPRWALREAWAAYLDKQPREAIELVKSWNDRWVDAAQRAEALYLAGIAHIELKETAEGIQSLRESWDTNRDWRQADEALMALAEAEQKSGELAVARKTLETLIERFAESALLDRAYLKLGDVTLAVGDNAAARAAYERIVRQWPDGPQTPLARLGLGWTLLKLGDHSQCVTTVTLLFEPAADAALARRARYVRAVANYELKQYPAAIGDLQSVLAAMPEGGERSDARYMLGLCQSAQGDATGASATFGALLADDPNYGAADRATYELAWARRSAGQVAESQQAFATLAERFPQSPLAGEARFQQAEIDYEAQRYAEATGAYAKALELAGEGELGEKSAHKAGWANFRLGKFDEAREAFERQRATWPQGALAADASFMLGEIAFQQERWDEALAALVAAEGMSDPEFRAAALLHAAQAAAQLKDFARSGELAARCASEFPKSARLPDAIYAQGWAAQNQDQSDAALALYQQVIDATDAEIAAQARFMMGEIQFARGQHAEAVRDFFKVAYGYRHAKWQAAAHYEAGRCFEVLQKQDQARKSYQEVVDKFPQSEQAAAARERLSALAAG; this is encoded by the coding sequence TTGCGCCGCTCGATTGCGAAGGCGATCGTAGGGAGCGTGTTGCTTTGCGCCGCATGGACCTATTCGGCGCTCGCGGCCGAACCGCTGGCCGACAGCGCTGCGGCACGGGCCTATGCGGCGGCGGCGGCGCTACAGAACCGTCAACTCTATGAACTGGCCGCCGACGAATGGGGCCGGTTTTTGGAGAAGCACCCGCAGGACGCGCGGGCTGACTTGGCGCACTATTATCGCGGGGTGTGTCTGTTTCAAACGAAGCAGTATGAGCCAGCGGCCGGGGAGTTTCGGGCGGTGGTGGTTGGGCATCCCAAGTCGCAACAATTGGAGGCCGCGTATTATCAATTGGGACTAGCGCTGTATCGCCACGGCCAGGCGAACCATGCGGAAGCATACGTGCAGGCAGCCGAAGCGTTGGCGCTACTGGCGCAGAAGTTTCCGCAATCCAAGCGATTGCCCGCCGCGACGTTCTATCGGGGCGAGGCGCTTTATGGCGGCGGGGACAAGCCGGGCGCCATAGCGGAGTATGAGCGCTTCTTGAAATCGTATCCGCAGCACGAACTGGCGCCGGAGGCGCTCTATGCGTTGACTGTGTCGCAAGATGAGGTGGGGCAGGGCGCCTTGGCGGCGCAATCGGCGCGGCGATTTTTGGAAACTTACCCACAGCACCGTTTGGCCGCGGAGGTGCGGCTAAGATTGGCGCAGATATGGATTGCGGACGGCAAGGCGGTGGATGCCGAGGCGCTATTGGCCAAAGCGGCGGAGAGCGATTCGCCGCTAGCCGACTTGGCGCTGCTCAAGCAGGCCGAGTCGGTGGAATCGCGAGGCGATTGGCTCAAGGCGGCCGCGCTCTACGGCTCGTTGACCGGGCGGTTTACCAAGTCAAGGTACCGAGGAGTGGCGCAATTGGGCGCCGGGCGATCGCTGTACCGCGGAGGGGAGGCGGCCAAGGCGCGGAAGCACTTGGCGCCGCTGTTGGACGATCCGCCGCAGGCCGAGACGGCGGACGCCGCCCACTGGATGGCGCAGATCCTGCTGCAGGCCAAGCAACCAGCGGAGGCCGTGCTGTTAATCGACCGCGTTCTGCCGGGGGCGGGTCATTCTCTCGCCACAGGGCAGCTTGCGATCGATCGCGGTGACGCCTTGGCCGCTGTTGCTGAAAGGCGGCAAGAAGCGGTGGCGCAGTATTTGCAAATGGCGCGCGACTATCCGGAGCATCCGCTGGCGCCCCGGGCGCTCTATCTTGCGGCATTCACGGCGCATCAGATGGGAGATTTTGCGCGAGCCGTGGAGTTGGCGGCCGATGTCACCGGTCGATTTCCCCAGGATTCCTACGCGGCTGACGCCGGATTTGTTGCGGCGGAGAGCTTGCTGCAACTCGGCCGAAATGCAGAAGCGCGAGCGCGACTGGCGGCGCTGGTTCGCGATAATCCCAAGAACGCATCGGCGCCGCGCTGGGCGCTGCGCGAGGCGTGGGCGGCGTATCTCGACAAGCAGCCGCGCGAGGCGATTGAGCTGGTCAAATCTTGGAATGATCGCTGGGTCGACGCGGCGCAGCGGGCAGAGGCCCTTTATTTGGCCGGCATCGCGCACATCGAACTAAAGGAAACAGCAGAGGGAATCCAATCGCTGCGTGAGTCGTGGGACACGAACCGCGATTGGCGACAGGCCGATGAAGCGCTCATGGCGCTGGCGGAAGCCGAACAGAAATCGGGAGAGCTTGCCGTCGCGCGCAAAACTTTGGAAACGCTGATCGAGCGATTCGCGGAGAGCGCGCTTTTGGATCGCGCCTATCTCAAGTTGGGCGACGTGACGTTGGCGGTGGGGGACAACGCCGCGGCGCGAGCGGCCTATGAGCGGATTGTGCGCCAATGGCCGGATGGACCACAGACGCCGCTTGCGAGATTGGGATTGGGATGGACGCTTCTCAAGTTGGGCGATCACAGTCAATGTGTGACTACCGTTACGCTGCTGTTCGAGCCCGCAGCGGACGCAGCGCTGGCACGGCGGGCCCGTTACGTGCGCGCCGTCGCGAATTACGAGCTCAAGCAGTATCCGGCGGCGATTGGCGATTTGCAGTCGGTACTGGCGGCGATGCCCGAGGGGGGCGAGCGGAGCGACGCGCGCTATATGCTGGGGCTGTGCCAGTCGGCGCAAGGAGACGCGACCGGGGCGAGCGCGACTTTTGGCGCGCTGTTGGCCGATGATCCCAATTATGGGGCCGCCGATCGGGCGACCTATGAACTGGCGTGGGCGCGGCGCTCCGCGGGACAGGTCGCTGAATCGCAGCAGGCTTTCGCGACGCTGGCCGAGCGGTTTCCGCAGAGCCCCTTGGCAGGTGAGGCGCGCTTTCAGCAGGCGGAGATCGACTACGAAGCGCAGCGCTACGCCGAAGCGACAGGCGCGTATGCGAAGGCGCTTGAGCTGGCAGGCGAGGGAGAGTTGGGGGAGAAGTCGGCGCACAAGGCGGGTTGGGCCAACTTTCGGCTGGGAAAATTCGATGAAGCGCGCGAGGCTTTTGAGCGGCAACGCGCGACATGGCCCCAAGGCGCCTTGGCTGCCGACGCGAGTTTCATGTTGGGCGAAATCGCTTTCCAGCAAGAGCGCTGGGACGAGGCGCTTGCGGCGCTGGTGGCGGCGGAAGGGATGAGCGACCCGGAGTTTCGGGCCGCGGCGCTACTGCATGCGGCGCAGGCCGCCGCGCAATTGAAGGATTTTGCGCGAAGCGGCGAGTTGGCCGCCCGGTGCGCGAGCGAGTTTCCGAAATCGGCGCGTCTGCCGGACGCGATCTATGCACAAGGCTGGGCAGCGCAGAATCAGGACCAGAGCGATGCGGCGCTGGCGCTATACCAACAAGTGATTGACGCGACCGATGCGGAAATCGCGGCGCAGGCGCGTTTCATGATGGGTGAGATACAGTTCGCGCGAGGTCAGCACGCCGAAGCGGTGCGCGATTTTTTCAAGGTGGCCTATGGATACCGCCATGCCAAATGGCAGGCGGCGGCGCATTACGAAGCGGGGCGTTGCTTCGAGGTTCTGCAGAAGCAAGATCAGGCGCGCAAGTCGTATCAAGAGGTCGTCGACAAGTTTCCGCAGAGCGAACAGGCGGCGGCGGCCCGCGAGCGATTGTCGGCATTGGCGGCTGGTTAA
- a CDS encoding DUF4190 domain-containing protein codes for MTPLPLAADEPQRSGADRAARMSPGEGDAYRAVCVPAVAALALGVASLAAWAHFLLWIVPVAAVALGIVALAQIRRYAPNLTGRGLALLGIGLAIINGVGAATQTLAHRYVVDTEARRLCDMWIGDVRGGNLRRAHQMTLIPIARLELDEGLESDYAELPKLQEQFAEFAGGAIVQRLKELSPDARIEFGEVSDVKRSSKFERLEVLYDVIDPRAKEEKQRFRIKFIMHRISEPGTEIAWRLIPANVVENEPN; via the coding sequence ATGACGCCACTGCCGCTTGCCGCCGACGAACCGCAACGATCGGGCGCCGATCGCGCGGCGCGCATGTCGCCCGGCGAGGGGGACGCGTATCGGGCGGTATGCGTGCCGGCGGTGGCCGCGCTTGCGCTGGGAGTGGCGTCGCTAGCGGCATGGGCGCATTTTCTATTGTGGATCGTGCCAGTCGCGGCGGTCGCCCTGGGGATCGTGGCGCTTGCGCAGATTCGGCGGTACGCGCCCAATCTGACAGGGCGCGGTTTGGCGCTGTTGGGGATCGGCCTGGCGATCATCAACGGCGTGGGGGCGGCGACGCAAACGCTGGCGCACCGTTACGTGGTCGACACTGAGGCGCGGCGGTTGTGCGACATGTGGATTGGCGACGTGCGCGGAGGCAACCTGCGGCGCGCGCATCAAATGACGCTGATTCCCATCGCGCGATTGGAACTCGACGAAGGGCTCGAAAGCGACTACGCCGAGTTGCCTAAGCTGCAGGAGCAATTTGCCGAGTTCGCGGGTGGAGCGATCGTGCAACGACTAAAAGAATTATCGCCGGACGCGCGAATCGAGTTCGGCGAGGTGAGCGATGTGAAGCGGAGCAGCAAGTTCGAGCGCTTGGAAGTGCTGTACGACGTAATTGACCCGCGGGCGAAGGAAGAGAAGCAACGCTTTCGCATCAAATTTATCATGCATCGCATCAGCGAGCCGGGGACGGAGATCGCCTGGCGGCTCATTCCGGCAAATGTGGTGGAAAACGAGCCAAATTAG
- the hisF gene encoding imidazole glycerol phosphate synthase subunit HisF, with product MLAKRVIPCLDVNRGRVVKGTNFLNLRDAGDPVEVAARYEAEGADELVFLDITASHEGRDIILDVVRRTAEVIFMPLTVGGGIRTVDDIRALLNAGCDKVSINSAAPQNPQFVREAAQRFGSQCIVVNIDPKRVQRDGREFWEVHINGGRKGTGLEAVAWAREVERLGAGEIVLTSMDADGTKQGYDLEITAAVSRAVSIPVVASGGAGRPEHLADAIALGHADAALAASIFHFGEYTITETKRIMRERGIAVRLPDERAA from the coding sequence ATGCTAGCCAAGCGCGTCATCCCTTGCCTCGACGTGAATCGAGGCCGGGTGGTGAAAGGAACGAATTTCTTGAATCTTCGCGATGCCGGCGACCCGGTGGAGGTAGCCGCGCGCTATGAGGCAGAGGGCGCCGACGAACTGGTGTTTCTGGACATTACGGCCAGCCATGAGGGACGCGACATCATCTTGGATGTGGTACGCCGTACGGCGGAAGTCATCTTTATGCCGCTGACGGTGGGGGGGGGGATTCGCACGGTCGACGACATCCGCGCCCTATTGAACGCCGGCTGCGACAAGGTGTCGATCAACTCGGCGGCGCCGCAAAACCCGCAGTTCGTGCGCGAAGCGGCGCAGCGATTTGGCAGCCAGTGCATCGTGGTGAACATCGATCCCAAGCGCGTACAGCGTGACGGGCGCGAGTTTTGGGAAGTACATATCAACGGCGGCCGCAAAGGGACGGGGCTGGAAGCCGTGGCCTGGGCGCGCGAGGTGGAACGCCTGGGAGCGGGCGAGATTGTGCTTACCTCGATGGACGCCGACGGCACCAAACAGGGCTACGATCTGGAAATCACGGCGGCGGTGAGCCGAGCGGTTTCGATACCAGTGGTGGCGAGCGGCGGAGCGGGACGTCCCGAGCACCTGGCGGACGCGATCGCGCTGGGACACGCCGACGCGGCGCTGGCGGCGAGCATCTTTCACTTTGGCGAATACACGATTACTGAAACAAAACGTATCATGCGAGAGCGCGGCATCGCCGTCCGTTTGCCGGACGAGCGCGCGGCGTAA
- a CDS encoding CvpA family protein: MSMLFPLVLVVMMIGIFASMLREGLWSSLLTLMNTLLAALLATNFFEALATLMTKYVPSGTMFWDIVAVWGIFALAFLVLRAATDQLSKVRVRFKRPIDLAGGYFFAIWTAYVMIAFTTMTLHTAPLGRNFMWGGFKAENPIFFGLKPDRQWLGFVQLLSQGSLSRVVDENNPEAHVFDPKGMFIPNYTTRRDQYEKDDSFTAVQ; the protein is encoded by the coding sequence ATGAGCATGCTATTTCCGCTTGTCCTGGTGGTCATGATGATCGGCATCTTCGCGTCGATGTTGCGCGAAGGATTGTGGAGCAGCTTGCTGACGCTTATGAACACGCTGTTGGCGGCGCTTTTGGCGACGAACTTTTTCGAGGCGCTGGCGACGCTGATGACCAAATATGTGCCGAGCGGCACCATGTTTTGGGATATTGTCGCGGTCTGGGGAATCTTCGCGTTGGCGTTTTTGGTGCTGCGGGCGGCGACCGATCAGTTGTCGAAGGTGCGGGTGCGCTTCAAACGGCCGATTGATCTGGCGGGGGGATACTTCTTCGCGATTTGGACCGCCTATGTGATGATCGCATTTACGACGATGACGTTGCACACGGCTCCGCTGGGACGCAACTTTATGTGGGGTGGTTTCAAGGCGGAGAACCCGATTTTCTTTGGGCTCAAGCCCGACCGGCAGTGGCTCGGTTTTGTGCAGCTTTTGTCGCAAGGCTCGTTGTCGCGGGTGGTGGACGAGAACAATCCCGAGGCGCATGTGTTTGATCCGAAGGGAATGTTCATACCGAATTACACGACCCGCCGAGACCAGTATGAGAAGGACGATTCTTTTACCGCGGTGCAATAG
- a CDS encoding biopolymer transporter ExbD, with protein MPVRIQKGRVLDALNLTPLIDVVFLLLIFFLVATTFQEESLVMDVVLPEASEAKPLISRPRELVVNVDQVGRWHMHGRELGEAELLAALQQAETNNPGRQTVLIRADKRCRWEYVVGVMNLCNRAQIRDYRVSTAANTDTTTTPSK; from the coding sequence ATGCCAGTTCGCATCCAAAAAGGGCGTGTGCTCGACGCGCTGAATCTGACGCCGTTGATCGACGTGGTGTTTTTGTTGTTGATATTCTTTTTGGTGGCGACGACCTTTCAGGAAGAAAGTTTGGTAATGGACGTCGTGCTGCCGGAGGCGAGCGAGGCGAAGCCGTTGATCTCGCGGCCACGTGAGTTGGTGGTGAACGTGGATCAGGTCGGGCGTTGGCACATGCACGGCCGCGAACTAGGAGAAGCCGAGCTATTGGCCGCGCTGCAACAGGCGGAGACCAACAATCCGGGACGGCAAACCGTGCTGATCCGAGCGGACAAGCGCTGCCGGTGGGAATATGTGGTGGGGGTGATGAATCTCTGCAATCGCGCGCAGATTCGCGACTATCGCGTAAGCACTGCGGCGAACACGGACACTACGACGACTCCATCGAAATGA